A portion of the Macaca nemestrina isolate mMacNem1 chromosome 19, mMacNem.hap1, whole genome shotgun sequence genome contains these proteins:
- the LOC105489309 gene encoding uncharacterized protein, translated as MSKMYAIRTMAPDLGKLNSTANSQHSEQSARQSETSTFAIFLRFVRIGMTQSTEGKLLGKSNNQKDAWGTGSQNRSMEFDDSNVQPHDAEGGCWKEVCEMSLFVSEQEGRGGELSSQDETCTCTSQP; from the exons ATGTCGAAAATGTATGCGATTCGGACCATGGCACCCGATCTAGGTAAACTGAACAGCACCGCGAACTCACAGCATAGTGAACAATCCGCTAGGCAGTCGGAGACAAGCACATTTGCAATTTTTCTGAGATTTGTCAGAATTGGAATGACTCAATCCACGGAAG gcaagctacttgggaagtcAAACAATCAGAAGGATGCTTGGGGAACAGGCAGTCAGAACAGGAGCATGGAGTTTGATGATTCCAACGTCCAGCCACACG ACGCGGAAGGAGGCTGCTGGAAGGAAGTGTGTGAGATGAGCTTATTTGTGAGTGAGCAGGAGGGAAGGGGTGGTGAACTTTCCTCCCAGGACGAGACGTGTACCTGCACTTCTCAGCCATGA